In one Leptospira dzoumogneensis genomic region, the following are encoded:
- the lsa26 gene encoding surface adhesion protein Lsa26: MKRIPSLRFLLLGIFLLTTSSLSAAGTYSEGWTVAKLIQFESRGIVFESYEGLLEVYTINDSEACDEMKDECFVPAKQKIEFSVRPENADVVNFLSKSLNQEILVQYRVHRIEALALSSDFEVVGAQLQERSLPKGLPDKIVSKTKTGGKRNFSVTGRILSLEYKGTMIGTWEGLYLDETRNKVHPFSITDEEIATFATNTLKFGLRYFLGVSVAYVTGWRDSHYDIYEINFKAPAGALEPAGKTQ, encoded by the coding sequence ATGAAACGAATTCCATCCTTAAGATTTCTTTTATTAGGGATCTTTCTTTTAACTACCTCATCCTTATCCGCAGCGGGAACTTATTCCGAAGGTTGGACGGTCGCAAAATTGATCCAATTCGAAAGCAGAGGGATCGTTTTCGAATCTTACGAAGGTCTTTTAGAAGTTTATACCATAAACGATTCAGAAGCTTGCGACGAAATGAAAGACGAATGTTTTGTTCCGGCAAAACAAAAAATCGAATTCAGCGTACGTCCTGAAAATGCAGATGTGGTAAACTTCTTAAGCAAAAGTCTAAACCAAGAAATTTTAGTCCAATACAGGGTCCACAGAATAGAAGCTCTTGCATTGTCTTCCGATTTCGAAGTGGTAGGAGCTCAACTCCAAGAAAGATCCCTTCCTAAAGGTCTGCCTGATAAGATCGTAAGCAAAACTAAAACAGGCGGGAAAAGGAATTTTTCAGTCACAGGCCGCATTCTAAGTTTAGAATATAAGGGAACTATGATCGGAACTTGGGAAGGTCTATATCTGGACGAGACCAGAAATAAAGTTCACCCATTCTCTATCACCGACGAAGAGATCGCAACCTTCGCCACAAACACTCTTAAATTCGGTCTTAGATATTTCTTAGGAGTTTCCGTGGCTTATGTAACCGGTTGGAGAGATTCTCATTATGATATTTATGAGATCAACTTCAAAGCTCCTGCGGGTGCATTAGAGCCTGCCGGCAAAACCCAATAA
- a CDS encoding CapA family protein, whose amino-acid sequence MYRILVLSSLGLSLLFSQCQPIESVEPETLKIKAVGDLVMGTNYPENKLPSDPRNTLFSQVEPSLRGADILFANFESTLTDYPHCAKNINRPLIFAFRTPPSYAKILKDVGFDIVSIANNHSLDFHQQGFEDTGKNLSEAGVRFTGKKGAITYMNAKGISVAWIGFSHMESAHNHVNHIEEGVALVKEAKKKAQLVFISVHGGAEGGPALHVKNEQERFYGEYRGNLVALSHALIDAGADLFIGHGPHLPRAFELYKGKLIAYSLGNFLGYRVFSTKGYGGYSLVLEADLDKQGNFIKGKIHPLQLSQNGIPAPDPDAKTTELIQSLTKSDFPGKGPKFQSDGSFHP is encoded by the coding sequence ATGTATAGAATCCTTGTATTGTCCTCTCTGGGACTCTCTCTTTTATTTTCCCAATGCCAGCCGATTGAATCAGTAGAACCTGAAACTTTGAAGATCAAGGCGGTAGGGGATTTGGTCATGGGAACCAATTATCCGGAGAATAAACTTCCTTCCGATCCTAGAAACACTTTGTTCTCTCAGGTGGAACCTAGTTTGAGAGGGGCAGATATTCTATTTGCGAATTTTGAAAGTACTCTTACCGACTATCCTCATTGTGCTAAAAATATAAATCGTCCTCTTATATTCGCTTTCAGAACTCCTCCATCATATGCAAAAATTCTAAAGGATGTCGGATTCGATATAGTTTCCATCGCGAATAACCATAGTTTGGATTTTCACCAACAAGGTTTCGAAGATACGGGTAAAAATCTTTCGGAAGCCGGAGTAAGATTCACCGGAAAAAAAGGTGCGATCACTTATATGAACGCAAAAGGAATTTCTGTGGCTTGGATCGGATTCAGTCATATGGAAAGCGCTCATAACCATGTGAACCATATAGAAGAAGGTGTGGCTCTTGTAAAAGAAGCTAAGAAAAAAGCACAATTGGTCTTTATATCAGTCCATGGTGGAGCGGAAGGTGGACCTGCTTTACACGTAAAAAATGAACAAGAAAGATTTTACGGAGAATATAGAGGGAATTTGGTCGCACTTTCTCATGCATTGATCGATGCAGGTGCGGACTTATTCATAGGACATGGTCCTCATTTACCTAGAGCATTCGAATTGTATAAAGGAAAACTGATAGCTTACTCTTTAGGAAACTTTTTAGGATATAGAGTATTTTCTACAAAAGGATACGGCGGTTATTCTTTGGTATTAGAAGCGGACTTGGATAAACAAGGGAATTTTATCAAAGGTAAGATACATCCATTGCAGTTGAGCCAAAATGGAATTCCTGCTCCGGATCCGGACGCCAAAACTACGGAACTGATCCAATCTTTGACTAAATCCGATTTCCCGGGAAAAGGACCGAAATTTCAATCTGACGGAAGCTTCCATCCTTAA
- a CDS encoding class I SAM-dependent methyltransferase — MQSIPCNTCSNSEFTPLFTKASPKGEIFQIVECKKCKLVQVNPQPSLEEVSKYYEDSYFTQRTDRGYDNYYSEDTKKEIARVFNLNLKDLGFFDWERMLGPERSALDVGCAAGYFLDYLKSRNWKTKGLDIASGPVRFAKETLGLDVEQKDFLTWDLDGKEKFDLITLWASIEHLHHPKETLQKILKHLKPGGRMILSTCRYGVLAKYLGPKWRYLNVPEHLYYYSLPGIISLGNELGYIPLGHISYGSGLTAKKGSGILYKTSKKVADWAVKKFDQGDMMAVCFGVAR, encoded by the coding sequence ATGCAATCCATCCCTTGCAATACTTGTTCTAATTCCGAATTCACCCCGCTCTTCACCAAGGCCAGTCCCAAAGGAGAGATCTTCCAAATAGTAGAATGCAAAAAATGTAAATTAGTTCAGGTCAATCCCCAGCCAAGCTTGGAAGAAGTTTCCAAGTATTATGAGGATTCTTACTTCACCCAAAGGACCGACAGAGGTTACGATAATTATTATTCTGAAGATACCAAAAAAGAGATCGCAAGAGTATTCAATCTGAATCTGAAAGATCTAGGTTTTTTTGACTGGGAAAGAATGTTGGGCCCAGAAAGATCCGCTTTAGATGTGGGTTGTGCTGCAGGTTATTTTTTGGATTATCTCAAAAGCAGAAATTGGAAAACCAAAGGATTGGATATCGCAAGCGGCCCTGTTCGTTTTGCAAAAGAGACCCTAGGATTAGATGTAGAACAAAAAGATTTTCTGACCTGGGATTTGGACGGAAAAGAAAAATTCGATCTGATCACTCTTTGGGCGAGTATAGAACATCTTCATCATCCGAAAGAAACACTTCAGAAAATTCTAAAACACTTAAAACCGGGCGGAAGAATGATCCTCTCCACTTGTAGATACGGAGTTCTTGCAAAATATCTAGGACCTAAATGGAGATATTTAAATGTTCCGGAACATCTTTATTATTATAGTCTGCCAGGAATTATTTCTTTAGGAAATGAGTTGGGCTATATTCCGCTAGGTCATATTTCTTATGGAAGCGGTCTGACTGCTAAAAAAGGATCCGGGATCTTATACAAAACTTCTAAGAAGGTGGCAGACTGGGCAGTCAAAAAATTCGACCAAGGTGATATGATGGCCGTTTGTTTCGGAGTGGCTAGGTAA
- a CDS encoding LIC_13076 family protein yields the protein MLPSRRYSNFCKIITLIGITSLYLQNCTLDKRIEFAEEDKLGLEAGSKPCEELTHYNRWFAFYGLWRIPGSRDIEIDKKEGKIYFAEHSVNGWQATLNVLTGFFSTITFYKVTINECDIGTRFVHKDQYEKFFEEEKTRAHAEFFSKTEKELEDALRKYLDKTSPAENAGKNYSMIILRTGKTTEARVVGQDVDSLKLETEDSNGQKHEFTLLKKEVYKVIFATKIIKVKDTPAPKEPGKEKH from the coding sequence ATGCTTCCAAGTAGACGATATTCGAATTTTTGTAAAATTATTACCCTAATCGGTATAACCTCATTATATCTCCAAAACTGTACTTTAGATAAAAGGATAGAATTCGCAGAAGAGGATAAACTAGGCCTGGAAGCAGGCAGTAAACCCTGCGAGGAGCTGACGCATTATAATCGTTGGTTCGCATTTTATGGTCTATGGCGTATCCCTGGTTCGAGGGATATAGAGATCGACAAGAAAGAAGGTAAGATTTACTTCGCAGAACATTCCGTGAATGGATGGCAGGCAACTCTGAATGTGCTTACCGGTTTTTTCAGCACCATAACATTCTATAAAGTAACGATTAATGAATGCGATATAGGTACCAGATTCGTTCATAAAGACCAATACGAAAAATTCTTCGAAGAAGAAAAGACTAGGGCTCATGCAGAGTTCTTTTCTAAAACCGAAAAAGAATTGGAAGATGCTCTACGTAAGTATTTGGATAAAACAAGCCCGGCGGAGAATGCAGGTAAAAATTACAGCATGATCATTCTGAGAACCGGTAAAACAACCGAAGCCAGGGTAGTGGGCCAAGACGTGGATTCCCTCAAACTGGAAACGGAAGATTCCAACGGTCAAAAGCATGAGTTTACTCTTTTGAAAAAGGAAGTATATAAAGTGATCTTCGCTACCAAGATCATCAAAGTAAAAGATACTCCTGCTCCTAAAGAACCTGGAAAAGAAAAACACTGA
- a CDS encoding DMT family transporter has protein sequence MSQTPEKAKEHFSLGFSEETLGYLYALGGTVLFSSKGVLVKLVYKFGIDSVTVLALRMIFAIPFFAFVLYQESAKTSDTPISRKDYGIVVLLAFIGYYMASFFDFWGLEYLSASMERLVLFTYPALVLLLGFVFLKKKVHKIEIYSVALTYSGILLAFLPDAEAQGKSAWIGATLVFLSALAYAVYLIGSGQMIPKLGSRKFTALLMIWSGVFVLIHFLFRKDYKILINQPLPVYAYGFALGFLTTVLPAFLTTAGIQRIGSNKASIAGSVGPVFTLFLAAILLGEIITWENMVGTIIVLSGVFLLGRKKKVLD, from the coding sequence ATGAGCCAAACTCCCGAGAAGGCCAAAGAACATTTTTCATTAGGATTCAGCGAAGAAACCTTGGGTTATCTATACGCTTTGGGAGGCACAGTTTTATTCTCCTCCAAAGGAGTACTCGTAAAACTAGTTTATAAATTTGGAATAGACTCGGTCACGGTTTTGGCGCTCAGAATGATATTTGCAATCCCATTCTTCGCATTCGTTCTTTACCAAGAATCCGCTAAAACTTCCGACACACCGATCTCTCGGAAAGATTATGGGATCGTAGTTTTACTCGCATTCATCGGCTATTATATGGCCAGCTTTTTCGATTTCTGGGGATTGGAATACTTATCCGCTTCCATGGAAAGACTGGTCCTATTTACATACCCGGCACTTGTTTTACTTTTAGGTTTCGTTTTTTTAAAGAAGAAGGTTCACAAGATAGAGATCTACTCCGTGGCTCTCACATACTCAGGCATACTATTGGCATTTCTACCCGACGCGGAAGCACAAGGAAAATCGGCATGGATCGGTGCCACCCTAGTGTTCCTTTCCGCATTAGCTTACGCAGTCTATTTAATAGGAAGCGGACAGATGATCCCCAAACTGGGATCACGAAAATTCACCGCACTTTTGATGATCTGGTCGGGAGTTTTTGTGCTGATCCATTTCCTTTTCAGAAAGGATTATAAAATCTTAATAAATCAACCGCTGCCAGTCTACGCCTACGGATTTGCATTAGGATTTTTAACCACGGTATTACCTGCATTCTTAACAACCGCAGGGATACAAAGAATAGGTTCCAATAAGGCTTCCATTGCAGGAAGTGTAGGCCCGGTATTTACCTTATTTCTGGCGGCCATCCTTTTAGGAGAGATCATCACCTGGGAAAATATGGTCGGAACGATCATAGTTCTTTCAGGAGTTTTTCTATTAGGAAGAAAGAAGAAGGTTCTGGATTAA
- a CDS encoding GAF domain-containing SpoIIE family protein phosphatase, translating into MELDYKTRLEEIEKVDGYFRRSPEGIWSYELDSPLDTTLPIEEQCRLIYENARLTHCNDTMARIYGYHNAEEIKGVLLKDLVGPTDKLNIFGINEFIRSGYKIHDSELEEIDLRGKRKYFLSTALGVVENGFLLRAWGVQKDVTSIRAAESRLKRTIALESLLTQLSRYFLSVEPGNTTDAVNHALGELGKFCGADRAFLFLYTHAGLTISNTNEWCADGIEHRIHLLQNLPIETFPKSDYDTISNKGHIVYDSLDNVPSTHVSLRNLLERRGTRSLVVVGLSSRDEELGFIGFDSVKGQKLWTEEDIYVLRLVGDLIVLAFDRQKRESDLNDFYERMNHDLELARLTQRSLVSREFPSSPFYKMDSYFRPFEKVGGDIITYIQHETGVLDILFGDVSGHGISSAMVSGMAVLSFRHHAKAGLSPAEGIQQFVKDLKPMVVEHHIAAVWARFFPLEKKLVYSYAGHPPIVVFRGEEKMELKGMNLPLLIFDSIEYFNESIKLQKDDRIVFYSDGMYEVFNAEGRILDLPGFQDILLQHRDLGNLDEYLDQVVSDVFQFSEGVFGDDMAMLVIDIKG; encoded by the coding sequence ATGGAATTGGATTATAAAACCCGACTCGAGGAAATCGAGAAGGTAGACGGTTATTTTCGTAGGTCCCCGGAAGGGATCTGGTCCTACGAGTTGGATTCCCCTTTAGACACCACTCTTCCGATTGAGGAACAGTGCAGGTTGATCTATGAGAATGCAAGACTCACTCATTGCAACGATACCATGGCAAGGATCTATGGATATCATAACGCGGAAGAGATCAAAGGTGTTCTTTTAAAAGATCTTGTCGGGCCGACTGACAAGTTGAATATATTCGGCATTAATGAATTCATTCGTTCCGGTTATAAGATCCACGACAGCGAATTAGAAGAGATAGATCTAAGAGGAAAACGTAAATATTTTCTAAGCACTGCTTTGGGCGTGGTGGAGAACGGGTTTTTGCTTAGAGCTTGGGGAGTACAGAAGGACGTAACTTCCATTCGTGCCGCAGAATCCAGGCTTAAGAGAACAATTGCATTAGAAAGTTTACTCACACAACTCTCCAGATATTTTTTAAGCGTGGAACCCGGAAACACCACGGACGCAGTGAACCATGCTTTAGGTGAGCTTGGGAAATTCTGCGGAGCAGACAGAGCGTTTTTATTTTTATACACTCATGCGGGTCTTACCATTTCCAACACGAATGAATGGTGTGCGGACGGAATAGAACATAGGATCCATCTATTACAAAATCTTCCTATAGAAACATTTCCTAAATCGGATTACGATACGATCAGCAATAAGGGTCATATCGTTTATGATTCTTTGGATAATGTTCCTTCTACTCATGTTTCCTTAAGAAATCTTTTGGAAAGAAGGGGAACTCGTTCCTTGGTTGTGGTAGGTCTTTCTTCTAGGGACGAAGAACTCGGTTTTATAGGATTCGATTCAGTAAAAGGTCAAAAACTTTGGACAGAAGAGGATATTTATGTTCTGAGACTAGTGGGCGACTTGATCGTTCTTGCATTCGATAGGCAAAAAAGAGAATCGGATCTGAATGATTTTTATGAAAGAATGAACCATGATCTTGAATTAGCGCGCCTCACTCAAAGATCCTTGGTTTCCAGGGAATTTCCTAGTTCACCTTTTTATAAAATGGATAGTTATTTCCGTCCTTTCGAAAAAGTTGGAGGAGATATCATAACGTATATACAACATGAAACCGGAGTTCTGGATATTCTGTTCGGAGATGTTTCCGGTCATGGGATCTCTTCCGCAATGGTTTCCGGGATGGCGGTACTTTCTTTTAGACATCATGCAAAGGCAGGCCTTTCTCCTGCGGAAGGTATCCAACAGTTTGTAAAAGATCTAAAACCTATGGTGGTGGAACACCATATTGCAGCGGTCTGGGCTAGATTTTTTCCTTTGGAAAAGAAGCTGGTCTACTCTTATGCGGGTCATCCTCCTATTGTGGTGTTTAGGGGAGAAGAGAAGATGGAGCTGAAAGGTATGAACCTTCCTCTTCTCATCTTTGATTCTATAGAATACTTTAATGAATCTATTAAATTACAAAAAGATGATAGGATCGTATTCTACTCCGACGGAATGTACGAAGTGTTTAATGCGGAAGGCAGGATATTGGATCTTCCCGGATTTCAGGACATTCTTCTCCAACATAGAGACCTTGGAAATTTAGACGAGTATTTGGATCAGGTTGTCTCCGATGTATTCCAATTTTCGGAAGGAGTTTTCGGAGACGATATGGCAATGCTTGTGATCGATATTAAGGGTTAG
- a CDS encoding LemA family protein yields MSQGDFFRIRKSFLIGFTGLTLFFTNSCGYNTIQVQDEQVKAAWSEVINMYQRRADLIPNLVNTVKGYAAQEKEVLIEVTRARASVGSVQATPEVLNNPELFAKFNQAQGQMTSALSRLMVVVEKYPDLKSDKSFIGLQAQLEGTENRIAVARNRYITSVQEYNITVRTFPNVITAKIFGYDIKPNFSVENEKEISKPPQVQF; encoded by the coding sequence ATGTCCCAAGGCGATTTTTTTCGGATCCGTAAAAGTTTTCTGATCGGTTTTACCGGTCTGACTCTGTTTTTCACAAACTCGTGCGGTTATAACACGATCCAAGTCCAAGACGAACAGGTAAAAGCTGCCTGGTCGGAAGTAATCAATATGTACCAGAGAAGAGCGGATCTCATCCCCAATCTGGTCAATACAGTCAAAGGATACGCCGCTCAAGAAAAAGAAGTATTGATCGAAGTCACGAGAGCCAGAGCCAGCGTAGGTTCCGTCCAAGCCACACCCGAAGTATTAAATAATCCTGAACTGTTTGCAAAATTCAATCAGGCACAAGGGCAAATGACCTCCGCGCTATCCAGATTGATGGTAGTGGTAGAAAAATACCCGGACTTAAAATCGGACAAAAGTTTTATCGGGTTACAAGCGCAGTTAGAAGGTACTGAAAACAGGATCGCAGTCGCAAGAAACCGTTACATCACTTCGGTCCAAGAATATAATATCACAGTCAGAACATTTCCGAACGTGATCACCGCTAAAATTTTCGGTTACGATATAAAACCGAATTTCAGCGTAGAAAACGAAAAAGAAATCTCTAAACCTCCTCAAGTCCAATTCTAA
- a CDS encoding TPM domain-containing protein: protein MRRLLILPFLLFCSGIFADQIPIPKLAHRVTDLTSTLNADEVSGLEDKLKTFEKRKGSQVVLVIIPTTGDETIEQYSIRLAEDWKIGRKGTADGVIFLVAKEDRKMRFEIGRGLEGAIPDVVSKRIQLEYVRPLFKEGKYFEGIDQGIDKILGLIDGEQLPEPSSTSYESSSSEAEDDNFGLYIGALVVIGILVGFIFKRLFSLLQAGVATYAGYWVGGLLGFSLEVMLPLLVIFFILLCIIYIAAKNPGSGGGWSSGSSWTSFGSGDSGWSSSSSSDDSFSGGGGDFSGGGSSSDW, encoded by the coding sequence ATGAGAAGGCTGCTTATTCTTCCATTTTTACTCTTCTGTTCCGGGATTTTCGCGGACCAGATCCCTATTCCCAAATTGGCGCATAGGGTCACAGACCTGACTTCCACATTAAACGCGGACGAAGTTTCCGGTTTAGAAGATAAACTAAAAACATTCGAAAAACGTAAAGGAAGCCAGGTTGTCTTGGTTATCATCCCGACAACCGGAGATGAGACCATAGAACAGTATTCCATTCGCCTCGCAGAGGATTGGAAAATAGGAAGAAAGGGAACGGCAGACGGGGTCATCTTTTTAGTCGCAAAAGAAGATCGCAAAATGCGTTTCGAAATAGGAAGAGGGTTAGAAGGAGCCATACCAGACGTAGTCAGCAAAAGAATACAGTTAGAATACGTTAGACCCTTATTCAAAGAAGGTAAATATTTCGAAGGAATCGACCAAGGTATCGATAAGATACTCGGACTTATAGACGGAGAACAATTACCTGAACCAAGCTCTACCAGCTATGAATCATCAAGCAGCGAAGCGGAAGACGATAATTTCGGACTATATATAGGTGCATTGGTCGTAATAGGGATCCTAGTAGGATTCATATTCAAAAGGCTGTTCAGCCTACTCCAGGCAGGAGTTGCTACATACGCAGGATATTGGGTGGGAGGACTATTAGGATTTTCTTTAGAAGTAATGCTTCCACTTTTAGTGATCTTCTTTATACTACTATGTATCATCTACATAGCAGCCAAAAATCCAGGTTCCGGCGGAGGTTGGTCTTCCGGAAGTTCTTGGACTTCCTTTGGTTCCGGCGACTCCGGTTGGAGTTCTTCTTCATCCTCGGATGATTCTTTCAGCGGTGGTGGTGGAGATTTCAGCGGAGGGGGATCCTCTTCGGATTGGTGA
- a CDS encoding TPM domain-containing protein — translation MSKNTSIIERLIQNIFAGALDLFRLGNGPLSGFTLLRKYFSRKDLREITSAVADSEKTHRGELKVAVETKIPIFQIFSGKTASARALDMFSFLKVWDTEENTGILIYILLSEKKIVTLADRGIYKKIGQEKLNLISSKIGEGFKSGASKDAILAGIKDLTEELSKHFPAGKKNPNEISNEPYIG, via the coding sequence ATGAGCAAAAATACTTCCATAATAGAAAGACTGATCCAAAATATTTTTGCAGGAGCCTTGGACCTATTCAGGTTAGGGAACGGACCTCTATCAGGGTTTACTTTATTACGAAAATATTTCAGTCGTAAAGATCTGCGAGAGATCACATCCGCAGTCGCAGATTCCGAAAAAACTCACAGAGGAGAATTAAAAGTAGCGGTCGAAACAAAGATCCCGATTTTTCAAATATTCTCGGGAAAAACCGCAAGCGCTCGAGCCTTAGATATGTTCTCCTTCTTAAAAGTTTGGGACACCGAAGAAAATACCGGAATACTGATCTATATTCTTCTTTCCGAAAAGAAAATAGTGACCTTAGCGGATCGTGGGATCTACAAAAAGATAGGACAAGAAAAATTAAATCTGATCTCTTCTAAAATAGGAGAAGGTTTCAAATCCGGAGCATCTAAGGACGCAATATTGGCCGGAATTAAGGATCTCACGGAAGAATTGAGTAAACATTTCCCTGCCGGCAAAAAAAATCCTAACGAGATCTCGAACGAACCTTATATAGGTTGA
- a CDS encoding SufE family protein: protein MPTLEEAQKEIIAEFSEAADWEERYQMLIEIGDELPVLAPELKTEDRLVPGCQSRVWVVPEEKEGKLFIQADSDSAITKGMIALLLRVFSGRTKEEIKSASLEFLKEIGLDKHLSMSRRNGLYSMVNKIRSF from the coding sequence ATGCCGACTCTGGAAGAAGCTCAAAAAGAAATTATCGCCGAGTTCTCGGAAGCCGCAGACTGGGAAGAAAGATACCAGATGCTGATCGAGATAGGGGACGAGCTTCCTGTTTTGGCCCCAGAACTAAAAACGGAAGATAGATTGGTCCCGGGCTGCCAGTCCAGGGTTTGGGTTGTCCCGGAAGAAAAAGAAGGCAAATTATTTATCCAAGCGGACAGTGATTCTGCGATCACAAAAGGAATGATCGCATTACTTCTTAGGGTTTTTTCAGGAAGAACAAAAGAAGAGATCAAATCCGCGTCCTTGGAATTTTTAAAGGAGATCGGCTTGGATAAACATCTTTCCATGAGCCGCAGGAACGGTCTCTACTCCATGGTAAATAAGATTAGAAGTTTCTAA
- a CDS encoding DUF4349 domain-containing protein has product MFRFLTSILIVSFLFVCKAENSKKQSEDVSDLRSRSAAAPMPSSADEQPMQEAEKKLTGKAGEREEAPEDQIKTFATPKIGNLKIGRLLEYKVDLNFETKDFIAARKFLLELSGKYGFVQSESLQNWGGDTEPSMTAVIHVKSSDLYQVLMELEKLGTLTSENIQVEDHTENYTLEQIHAKREKIRIARRTELGARSTPKNAAEIEELLGQSEDSADSAEFEKWKILDRVNWAKISIHMYGPKKPKAVEVPSFGDAFIDLASLGLKLILSLIYIIPLALIAAGIFYLFKFARNKWFK; this is encoded by the coding sequence ATGTTTCGCTTTCTAACTTCAATCTTAATCGTATCTTTTCTTTTCGTCTGTAAGGCCGAAAATTCCAAAAAACAATCGGAAGATGTTTCCGATCTACGCTCCAGATCCGCAGCGGCTCCAATGCCTTCTTCTGCGGATGAGCAGCCTATGCAAGAGGCCGAGAAAAAACTTACCGGCAAGGCGGGTGAAAGGGAAGAAGCGCCAGAGGACCAGATCAAGACCTTTGCCACTCCAAAGATCGGGAACCTAAAGATAGGGCGCCTTTTAGAATATAAGGTAGATCTAAATTTCGAGACCAAAGATTTTATCGCCGCTCGAAAATTTTTATTAGAACTTTCAGGCAAGTATGGATTCGTGCAGAGCGAAAGCCTTCAGAATTGGGGAGGAGATACCGAACCAAGCATGACTGCAGTCATTCATGTGAAGTCGTCCGATCTATATCAGGTCTTGATGGAATTGGAGAAGTTAGGCACACTCACTTCCGAGAATATACAAGTAGAAGATCATACCGAAAATTATACATTAGAACAGATCCATGCCAAAAGGGAGAAGATCAGGATCGCAAGAAGAACGGAACTTGGCGCCAGATCCACTCCTAAAAACGCGGCTGAGATCGAAGAATTATTAGGACAATCGGAAGATTCCGCCGACTCGGCTGAATTCGAAAAATGGAAAATACTGGATAGAGTTAATTGGGCCAAGATCAGCATTCATATGTACGGTCCTAAAAAACCGAAAGCGGTAGAAGTTCCTAGTTTCGGGGACGCATTTATCGATTTGGCAAGCCTTGGATTAAAACTGATACTTTCTTTGATCTATATTATTCCTTTAGCATTGATCGCGGCGGGGATTTTTTATCTGTTCAAGTTTGCCAGAAATAAATGGTTCAAATAA